A single window of Cyanobium sp. AMD-g DNA harbors:
- a CDS encoding response regulator transcription factor: MDFTADLPVVQIRRAVMRRALIATDVPPRVALAMGDEPLLLRYTVGLFGYGLIGCAVTDAESCLRRLAEQPHGLLVCSDSLEGGDVLSLTAAVKERHPQLKVIVIGTAPIQDPALVRAAWVDGLVAERDMTFRSGALQAAVLAALGGHHFRSASMRGLPVPAPISELSPRDYEILEGLADGLTDREIAERLMISPSTAKSYTKRLLQNMGARNRLQALVMALRQGLIRLR, from the coding sequence GTGGATTTCACCGCCGATCTGCCCGTCGTCCAGATCCGGCGGGCGGTGATGCGCCGGGCCCTGATCGCCACCGATGTGCCGCCGCGGGTGGCGCTGGCGATGGGCGACGAGCCACTGCTGCTGCGCTACACGGTGGGGCTGTTCGGCTACGGCCTGATCGGCTGCGCCGTCACCGATGCGGAAAGCTGCCTGCGCCGCCTGGCGGAGCAGCCCCACGGCCTGCTGGTCTGCTCCGACAGCCTCGAGGGCGGCGACGTGCTCAGCCTCACCGCCGCGGTGAAGGAGCGCCATCCCCAGCTGAAGGTGATCGTGATCGGCACCGCCCCTATCCAGGACCCGGCGCTGGTGCGGGCGGCCTGGGTGGACGGGCTGGTGGCGGAGCGCGACATGACCTTCCGCAGCGGCGCCCTGCAGGCGGCGGTGCTGGCGGCGCTGGGCGGGCACCACTTCCGCAGCGCCTCGATGCGGGGCCTGCCGGTGCCGGCGCCGATCAGCGAACTCAGCCCACGCGACTACGAGATCCTCGAGGGCCTGGCCGACGGCCTCACCGACCGGGAGATCGCCGAGCGGCTGATGATCAGCCCGAGCACGGCCAAGTCGTATACCAAGCGGCTGCTGCAGAACATGGGCGCCCGCAACCGCCTGCAGGCGCTGGTGATGGCGCTGCGGCAGGGCCTGATCCGGCTGCGCTGA
- a CDS encoding glycoside hydrolase family 9 protein, which translates to MASVDPLTGVGFNVAEALQKSFLFYEAQRSGDLDEARKRIDWRGDSGLGDGADGVYFGGRTAANLQSGLTLNLSGGYHDAGDHVKFGLPLASTLATLAWGGIEFSDGYAVTGQTDELLEAVRWGTDYLLKAHGVDAAGTTLYFVAQVGDAGADHALWSSPESQTIARPAMAVTPSKPGSDVAAGSAAALASASVLFRQNSDAAYADVLLNRAVSLYDFADRYRGSYADAIPEVRSFYNSWSGYNDELAYGAAWLSRAVGAAGGNGTAYRDKALSIYTGSIGGLSRGWTGNWDDASYATAVILAEDTGSARIQQDVEGWLNNWVSGGNGVTISAGGLRHISQWGSLRYAANTAFLADVYADNVRDPGGAYGRLSQGTVDYILGANPRQSSYLVGFGANAPRQPHHRAASGVGWDGFRNGQPNAHILYGALVGGPTSADDFAYQDRRDDYVANEVALDYNAALTGAFARSVERRGDGTPLTPVPTPTPTPPPPIPTPIPTPGAPLPATLNGIPLTSSPDLAVVVGGAIWTGGMTVQLTLSNTGAAALNGWNFSFESPHRPSGTPWGVRISSTALAGGLFRHTVSGDAWASAIQPGRSVTVGFNASQGRALGHSGALTAAALFGGAGRLAFNAANPRFLTGNAAANALVSGPGADVLTGLGGADTFRLANLRDSLLAAPDQITDLVIGSDRIDGPQAVSAAALRELAAVADLTPTALAAVLTPASFAANGGATFTLAAGGSGGGSRTFLALNDGTAGFQAASDALVEITGYSGSLTALAVV; encoded by the coding sequence ATGGCGTCCGTCGATCCGCTGACCGGTGTGGGGTTCAACGTCGCCGAGGCCCTGCAGAAAAGCTTCCTCTTCTATGAGGCCCAGCGCTCCGGCGACCTCGACGAGGCCCGCAAGCGGATCGACTGGCGCGGCGATTCCGGCCTGGGGGACGGGGCCGACGGGGTGTACTTCGGCGGGCGCACGGCGGCCAACCTGCAGAGCGGCCTGACGCTCAACCTCAGCGGCGGCTACCACGATGCCGGCGACCACGTGAAGTTCGGGCTGCCGCTGGCCTCCACCCTCGCCACCCTCGCCTGGGGCGGGATCGAATTCTCCGACGGCTACGCCGTCACGGGGCAGACCGATGAGCTGCTCGAGGCGGTGCGCTGGGGCACCGACTACCTGCTCAAGGCCCACGGCGTCGATGCGGCCGGCACCACGCTCTACTTCGTGGCCCAGGTGGGCGATGCCGGGGCCGACCACGCCCTCTGGAGTTCGCCCGAAAGCCAGACGATCGCCCGGCCGGCGATGGCGGTGACGCCCAGCAAGCCCGGCTCCGATGTGGCGGCGGGCTCGGCGGCGGCGCTGGCCTCGGCGTCGGTGCTGTTCCGCCAGAACAGCGACGCCGCCTACGCCGATGTGCTGCTCAACCGCGCCGTGTCGCTTTACGACTTCGCCGACCGCTACCGGGGCAGCTACGCCGATGCGATCCCCGAGGTGCGCTCCTTCTACAACTCCTGGAGCGGCTACAACGACGAACTGGCCTACGGCGCCGCCTGGCTGTCGCGGGCGGTGGGCGCGGCGGGGGGCAACGGCACGGCCTACCGGGACAAAGCCCTCTCCATCTACACCGGCAGCATCGGCGGCCTCTCGCGCGGCTGGACGGGCAACTGGGACGACGCCTCCTACGCCACGGCGGTGATCCTGGCGGAGGACACCGGCTCGGCCCGCATCCAGCAGGACGTGGAGGGCTGGCTGAACAACTGGGTGAGCGGCGGCAACGGCGTGACGATCAGCGCCGGCGGCCTGCGCCACATCAGCCAGTGGGGCTCGCTGCGCTACGCCGCCAACACGGCCTTCCTGGCCGATGTCTACGCCGACAACGTGCGCGACCCCGGCGGCGCCTACGGCCGTCTTTCGCAGGGAACGGTGGACTACATCCTCGGCGCCAATCCGCGCCAGTCGAGCTACCTGGTGGGCTTCGGGGCCAACGCGCCCCGGCAGCCCCACCACCGGGCGGCCTCGGGGGTGGGCTGGGACGGGTTCCGCAACGGCCAGCCCAATGCCCACATCCTCTACGGCGCCCTGGTGGGCGGCCCCACCAGCGCCGACGACTTCGCCTACCAGGACCGCCGCGACGACTACGTCGCCAACGAGGTGGCCCTCGACTACAACGCCGCCCTCACCGGCGCCTTCGCCCGCAGCGTCGAACGCCGCGGCGACGGTACCCCGCTGACCCCGGTGCCGACGCCAACACCCACGCCACCGCCACCGATTCCCACGCCCATTCCCACCCCCGGCGCCCCGCTGCCGGCCACCCTCAACGGCATCCCACTCACCTCCAGCCCGGATCTGGCGGTGGTGGTGGGCGGCGCGATCTGGACCGGGGGGATGACGGTGCAGCTCACCCTCAGCAACACCGGGGCGGCGGCGCTGAACGGCTGGAACTTCAGCTTCGAGAGCCCGCACCGGCCCAGCGGCACGCCCTGGGGGGTGCGGATCAGCAGCACGGCGCTGGCGGGCGGCCTGTTCCGCCACACCGTCAGCGGCGACGCCTGGGCCAGCGCGATCCAGCCCGGCCGCAGCGTCACCGTGGGCTTCAACGCCAGCCAGGGCCGAGCCCTGGGCCACAGCGGCGCCCTCACGGCGGCGGCCCTGTTCGGCGGCGCCGGCCGGCTGGCCTTCAACGCCGCCAACCCCCGCTTCCTCACGGGCAACGCCGCCGCCAATGCCCTCGTCAGCGGTCCCGGCGCCGATGTGCTCACCGGCCTGGGGGGCGCCGACACGTTCCGCCTCGCCAACCTGCGCGATTCGCTGCTGGCCGCCCCCGACCAGATCACCGATCTGGTGATCGGCAGCGACCGCATCGATGGCCCCCAGGCGGTGTCGGCCGCCGCCCTGCGTGAACTGGCGGCGGTGGCCGACCTCACCCCCACCGCCCTGGCCGCGGTGCTGACCCCCGCCAGCTTCGCCGCCAACGGCGGGGCCACCTTCACCCTGGCCGCCGGCGGCAGCGGCGGTGGCAGCCGCACCTTCCTGGCCCTCAACGACGGAACCGCCGGCTTCCAGGCCGCCAGCGACGCCCTCGTGGAGATCACCGGCTACAGCGGTTCACTCACGGCGCTGGCGGTGGTGTGA